In Thunnus albacares chromosome 10, fThuAlb1.1, whole genome shotgun sequence, a single window of DNA contains:
- the higd2a gene encoding HIG1 domain family member 2A, mitochondrial, whose amino-acid sequence MAAATTPADPKQTPKTPPSAAVPFDFSQPPIIEGFNPSPRFKDETLSEKFKRKTKENPFVPIGCVGTAGALIYGLRAFHQGKTRQSQLLMRGRIFAQGFTVVAIIFGVLATALKPKQ is encoded by the exons ATGGCGGCAGCTACAACACCAGCGGACCCAAAGCAAACACCTAAAACACCGCCGTCAGCAGCTGTCCCGTTTGATTTTTCTCAGCCTCCGATTATCGAGGGATTCAACCCTTCACCGAGGTTCAAAGATGAGACTCTCAGTGAGAAATTCAAGAGAAAGACCAAGGAGAACCCGTTCGTCCCAATAG GTTGTGTGGGAACAGCAGGAGCGCTGATTTATGGTCTCCGTGCCTTCCATCAAGGGAAAACCAGACAGTCCCAGCTGTTGATGAGGGGCCGAATCTTTGCTCAAGGTTTCACCGTGGTTGCTATCATTTTTGGTGTCTTGGCGACAGCTCTAAAACCCAAGCAGTGA
- the cltb gene encoding clathrin light chain B isoform X2, whose product MADNGAHPAEEDPAAAFLAQQESEIAGIENDGDGFGALEGADGQQPPEQQQETNYDGFEEEPATVNGDMFQESNGPTDSYAAIAQVDIQRQEPESLRKWREEQKTRLEALDSASKAAEAEWREKAKKELEDWHVHQNEQMEKNKANNRLCPSLTRASEEAFLAESDGDSPGSAWERVARLCDFNPKTNKQAKDVSRMRSVLISLKQTPLVR is encoded by the exons ATGGCTGACAACGGAGCACACCCGGCTGAGGAGGACCCAGCCGCAGCTTTCCTGGCCCAACAGGAGAGTGAGATAGCGGGGATAGAGAACGACGGAGACGGGTTTGGGGCGCTGGAGGGAGCGGACGGCCAACAGcctcctgagcagcagcaggagaccAACTATG ACGGTTTCGAGGAGGAGCCTGCCACAGTGAACGGGGATATGTTTCAG GAGTCCAATGGCCCGACAGACAGCTATGCAGCTATCGCCCAGGTTGATATTCAGAGGCAAGAGCCGGAGAGTTTACGCAAGTGGAGGGAGGAGCAGAAGACACGCCTTGAAGCATTGG ACTCAGCATCTAAGGCGGCAGAGGCAGAGTGGAGAGAGAAAGCCAAAAAGGAGCTGGAGGACTGGCATGTACACCAGAACGAGCAGATGGAGAAGAACAAGGCCAACAACAG ACTCTGTCCAAGTCTGACACG AGCATCAGAGGAGGCTTTCTTGGCCGAGAGCGACGGCGACAGTCCGGGATCGGCATGGGAGAGAGTAGCCCGTCTGTGCGACTTCAATCCGAAAACCAACAAACAGGCAAAGGATGTTTCTCGAATGCGCTCTGTCCTCATCTCTCTCAAACAGACACCTCTAGTTCGCTAG
- the cltb gene encoding clathrin light chain B isoform X1, translating to MADNGAHPAEEDPAAAFLAQQESEIAGIENDGDGFGALEGADGQQPPEQQQETNYDGFEEEPATVNGDMFQESNGPTDSYAAIAQVDIQRQEPESLRKWREEQKTRLEALDSASKAAEAEWREKAKKELEDWHVHQNEQMEKNKANNRIADKAFYKQPNSDVIGFVASEEAFLAESDGDSPGSAWERVARLCDFNPKTNKQAKDVSRMRSVLISLKQTPLVR from the exons ATGGCTGACAACGGAGCACACCCGGCTGAGGAGGACCCAGCCGCAGCTTTCCTGGCCCAACAGGAGAGTGAGATAGCGGGGATAGAGAACGACGGAGACGGGTTTGGGGCGCTGGAGGGAGCGGACGGCCAACAGcctcctgagcagcagcaggagaccAACTATG ACGGTTTCGAGGAGGAGCCTGCCACAGTGAACGGGGATATGTTTCAG GAGTCCAATGGCCCGACAGACAGCTATGCAGCTATCGCCCAGGTTGATATTCAGAGGCAAGAGCCGGAGAGTTTACGCAAGTGGAGGGAGGAGCAGAAGACACGCCTTGAAGCATTGG ACTCAGCATCTAAGGCGGCAGAGGCAGAGTGGAGAGAGAAAGCCAAAAAGGAGCTGGAGGACTGGCATGTACACCAGAACGAGCAGATGGAGAAGAACAAGGCCAACAACAG GATTGCTGACAAGGCTTTCTACAAACAGCCCAACTCTGATGTTATAGGCTTTGT AGCATCAGAGGAGGCTTTCTTGGCCGAGAGCGACGGCGACAGTCCGGGATCGGCATGGGAGAGAGTAGCCCGTCTGTGCGACTTCAATCCGAAAACCAACAAACAGGCAAAGGATGTTTCTCGAATGCGCTCTGTCCTCATCTCTCTCAAACAGACACCTCTAGTTCGCTAG
- the cltb gene encoding clathrin light chain B isoform X3 codes for MADNGAHPAEEDPAAAFLAQQESEIAGIENDGDGFGALEGADGQQPPEQQQETNYDGFEEEPATVNGDMFQESNGPTDSYAAIAQVDIQRQEPESLRKWREEQKTRLEALDSASKAAEAEWREKAKKELEDWHVHQNEQMEKNKANNRASEEAFLAESDGDSPGSAWERVARLCDFNPKTNKQAKDVSRMRSVLISLKQTPLVR; via the exons ATGGCTGACAACGGAGCACACCCGGCTGAGGAGGACCCAGCCGCAGCTTTCCTGGCCCAACAGGAGAGTGAGATAGCGGGGATAGAGAACGACGGAGACGGGTTTGGGGCGCTGGAGGGAGCGGACGGCCAACAGcctcctgagcagcagcaggagaccAACTATG ACGGTTTCGAGGAGGAGCCTGCCACAGTGAACGGGGATATGTTTCAG GAGTCCAATGGCCCGACAGACAGCTATGCAGCTATCGCCCAGGTTGATATTCAGAGGCAAGAGCCGGAGAGTTTACGCAAGTGGAGGGAGGAGCAGAAGACACGCCTTGAAGCATTGG ACTCAGCATCTAAGGCGGCAGAGGCAGAGTGGAGAGAGAAAGCCAAAAAGGAGCTGGAGGACTGGCATGTACACCAGAACGAGCAGATGGAGAAGAACAAGGCCAACAACAG AGCATCAGAGGAGGCTTTCTTGGCCGAGAGCGACGGCGACAGTCCGGGATCGGCATGGGAGAGAGTAGCCCGTCTGTGCGACTTCAATCCGAAAACCAACAAACAGGCAAAGGATGTTTCTCGAATGCGCTCTGTCCTCATCTCTCTCAAACAGACACCTCTAGTTCGCTAG